The sequence below is a genomic window from Corvus cornix cornix isolate S_Up_H32 chromosome 1, ASM73873v5, whole genome shotgun sequence.
GacgtgttggcagcttggggggTACGGActgggacaaatttttagcaggggtcactgtgcGTAAGGGCGCACagtatcctacactgcctttgtgGTGGTTCATTAACACACCAATCCGAGTCAgactctgctcagttagttgaattaagggctgttaccatggcttttcaatgattctcacaggaacctttgaatcTGGTTACTGAAGCTGACTAGAGAAAGCTCTGTATACAATCAATCACCTTAtagtaccacaaaattcaaataatcctgttattctgaatcattttctctcactgCAGTCTGCAGGTGACACACAActgccccgggcaaaagtctgggtgtggaatttactcactaaccagtgggaaggccctcatgagcttatcgtttggggtcatgggtatgcttgcgtttccacagataccGGGATACGgtggctaccttcaaaatgcgttcgccctgacctacggcaccagaggcagaacaggcaacctcccAATGATGACCAGAAGaccaaccatccaaatggcgaccagaatgtagatcatcagcctaatgactctcctgatgatgaccaggatgtcaaccatcaggcagatggtccttctacaagcagagactgggatggtccttccacaagcagagactgaactttaaatttcttgttatggagtcagatagttaaagccttaaggacatatttagaattaataactgatgtaaatttctatttaggattaatagtagagtTGTTCTCTTATCAAACAAAAAGGAGGAATTGTGGATACGAAAATGCTGCtagaaaggattttcttgctattttctaagcccgtgagagACTTTCCTCTCTCACAaaagaggtagcagagttatgtaaacaaccaaacacctgcggccttgaaaagtcttttttatagtacagtagaaaaatatctTGACAATGGATgatttaggattttagccaatcacccaaggggtggctgatcctttatccaattagactatgaagaaaaaagtctataaaagagtttgtaaaataattaaataaatcaatcttgctgcacaattcctgcctgctggatcttctctcctcctccctgcgGCTGCGAGACACGGTGAAACACCCTAGGGCTGCGGTAATATTCACACTTTTTAATATAGTGGCAAAACGCCAGATTTCATTATAAAGACCTCTGCTAAAGCTCTCTCCATGGCTGGGACACAGAACCTTACCCTGTCTCCAGTATGTGGGATAGAAGAGCCTGAAGGCCCTAATTACCATCACTGGGGGGATTGTTCTAGCGCAGCTCCGTGCAAGGCAGCTGTAGGCAAACCTGGTACAGAAACATCATTAAGGGCCTCTGGGATCCTGGCAGGATGCTGACTAGCCACGGAGGAGGTGAGACTGGCAGCCACCTCAGACCTGATAAGCTGAGACTGAAACTGGGTGCGAAGGGAGATTGTTATCCCTTTCCCACAGGAGAGGCGGATGGAGCTGGGGTACCACGGAGCACCTGTcgtgctgcaggagggatgggCCACCACAGAGATGCTGCGGAGGATGCTACCCACGAGACACTTCCtcacccagtgccagcagaCAGCATGCACCAGTTTCCAGTCTTGCTAGGAAATAGGCTGTGGGACAGTGGCTTCCAGAGCTGTGGAGTTTCCATGTGCTGCTGGTGGCCCACTGAGCAGACTGAGACAGCTCTTTGTAGCTGAGATGGGCCCCAAGGTTTCCGAAGGTGCAAGACCACTGCTTAAAGTTTGGTGCCATCCTGCCTCACCTCCCATGCTTGCCGTAGTGCCTGTGTGATTGTGCAATTGTGCAGCAGTCCAGCTGgcaagctgctccagggaaaggcagatCCCCTCTTTGGATGGATCAGTTCTAAATCACAGAAACGTGACCCAAAGGGTGTGACTGTGTATCTGAGTATGGGAAGTCTCTGACAGCTCTCATTTAGACTATTTTAAGCTACATAACTGTGCAAAATGTCCTTTTCCAGTTGCCATTGCCACTAGCGAGAAATGAAAGGTTTActgaaaaagcattaaaaaatgcagataacTTTCCATAACAGCGGGGGGGAAAAAGCatactgaaaagaaagacaggtggaaattaaaaccagatAAAACTGTGTATGGACCTTTACTTGTGAAAGCAGATAACAATTATAGCAAAttactgtggggaaaaaacagattATTCATTTCTTGAGTAACCTGAGAAAAGTCTGCAGACAACTGCAAGTTACTGAAGGGGCTATGAATTTTACAGCAGGGTTATATTATCCAGGTATTATGAGAGTACTAAGGGGCAGTTAATAATCTCTGTTAACCTTCAAATCTGTGAAGATGCAGGGGCAAACAATACTGTCTACAACCAAACCCAGGCAGGGCTTGATGCAGGATCCCAAGAGGTTGGTCTAGAGGTGGTGTAGCTACTAGAGTCCTCCACGCTGCTTTCTAAAGCCATGGATAAGGAGGGAATACGAAAAAGATGtgatttcaaactgaaaagctgTAGCGGAGTTAAGCAAAAATCCTTGGGGCTGGGCCCACAGACAGCTTGGTACCTAATGGCTTCACATGACGAAAAACTGCACTCCCTAAATCTCACTGTTTCTCTGCACCCCCCCTTTGCTATGTATGCCACCTGCAGCCTGAGGCGATGTGTCCTGAATTTGCTCATGACTCCCAAATtagagtaaatatttttgtcagaCTGATTTGCAAACCCTTGTTCTCCCCCCACCTCCGCCTCCCCCCATCATCTTCTCCTCTACCACTGAAAATTGTGATGTTCTTCCCCAGGTTCCAGGAAACCGTGTGACTAATTAAGCAGTTGGGGTGAGCTCAGgtgcaaagaaaaagcaaatcagatGATGGGCTGCTGCCCACTCGCTCCAGCGAGTGCATTCCATCTCTGCGTGTGTCTGCCCTGCTGCTTCctaagggaaaggaaaatgccaggcttcttctccaggctgcccACTCTGGATCCTCACAGCGCAACCAGATTGGCAAAACAGTTTCCTGCTGTGGAAGCAAAAGCGCCGGGGCCTGGGCAGAGGCACAACACCCTCTTCCGTCCTGGAAGAATTTGGCCTGCATCTTTCATCACACAGTGGGGTGGCTCTGCTCCTTCAGGCTTTTGGGTGGTTTGGGGCTTGTACATCAGAGGATTTGTGAGAAGAGTCTGCACAACCACAGCCCGGTTGCCAGAGGTGGCACACTGCAAAGTAGTGAAAGGGCTAATGGGTGGAGACATCTTCAAAAAGCCATATGTGAGAGACAGCAGCTCTGGATTTCTGTGTCTTCCTCACATCTAAATGCAGCAGGAACTTACTTTGCACAGGGCCTGCTGGTGAAGGAGCCTGGTACCATTCCTCGCCTCTTGGAGAAGGGGTGTTTTGCTGAGCTCAGAActctgtgggagctgggaagtCCTCCATGGTAGCATCCCATCGCTTAGAGCAGGGACTTTCCAGCAGTCACAGTGCTTCTAGCAGCAAATTTACCTTCTGATTTTTGAAAGGCTGCTGTTCCCTGCATAACTTCACTCTGTCTGTGTATATTCCTGTGTTTACCTTTATCCATGTATCAGGAGGAAGAATTGCTTCATCTCCCAGCAGGAAACCTCAAAGACTTGCAGAGGCAGCTAGAGAAACAACAGAGAAAGAGGCTCACTCTTGATACTCTGCAAGAGGATTTCTTCATAGCCCTGCGTGGGTGTGATGTTCCTACCTGTCTCCACTCTCTCAGCATCTGCAGACGTGAAGTTAACTCCACATGTCAgacaaaaaagaagagtttCCCAACTGCAAATCTGATGCTCAATTACAGAATGGAGCCTGACAGCTACTACTATTGGGTATTAATAACTCTGCTTCACTTTATGGCTTTAACAGCTGTAGCAACCAAGATTTAAGATGACACATTACGTTCAGCAATGCGTCACGTAAGGAAACTAATCTGACAGTGCCAGGTCACTGAGCTGACTTGAAGGCTTTTAAGTGAGTTTCTTCTGCCAGATTTGCTGCCCTATTTACTGGATAAAAATGAATAACTTGCACTGTTTTAATATAACTCCATACTTGCCTCTGTTTTGGCAGCTCCCAGACTCTTTTCCCTTTGCCACACTGCCTTCCCAGGAGCCAGCTGATCCTtcttcattctgctttctgaaaaccCTTTGAAACAGGTCCAGTGCTGTGTATCCTAGAGAAGGGTACATcccaggagaggggaggaggaaggaagctgGGAGGAAACACTGGAGCCACAGGCAGAGatgagggatggagcagctgtgggagaagggggagatGACAATTGTCCAAGAGCAGAGGGGCACGGTGGCTGCCAGCACTCACTGTCTTGTGGCAGGATTTTATCTGTATCCCAGTCACTCTTGGAGAAAGTTTGTCTTGCACAGATTGGGATCACCCTTTGCTCATTGCTTCTCCCTAGACTTAGAATtagagctggcagcaggaaagTCCAAAATAAATGCTAAGCATTAAGATTGTGCCCTGGACTTGTGTCTGGGCTGTGTCAGCCacctcagcagccacagcacctgAGCAGCAGCCCATGATTTTTAATCTCTTGTCTCAGCAGTGGGCTGTATATGTCCATGTGTTCCATCTTCATGGCACCGTAATCCACTGCACAGACACAAGTGGATGGGTAGCAGAAGGCAGCTTCTCCTCAGGGGTAAATGAGCTCGTTCTCCCAGGCATTCATTACTCAAAGATGCATTCCTCATTATTCCTGCAATTTACCCAGGAGCCTGGTCCAGCTGGCTTTAACAGCATTTCCAATTCCCATCCCAAGGACCTTCTCTGTGGCACCCATgagaagcaattaaaaagaacaagTGTACAGTCAGGAGGTCTAAGTTCACTGCAGAAAGTACTGTGCTTCCCCTGACAAATACTCAAGGTGTGCAAGACAGCGGATGAAGAAAACACCCTAAAATAGAGTTGAGATACCTCTTTGTGTTTACAAATGTTTTTGTGAAACAAGAACTTGTAAACAAATAATGTAAAGTATGAACCTTTGATTAATACTTAAACATCTGTAATTGCAATATGTGCTGCAGTTTGTCTACATTGGTATCTAATAAATATTCccaatagaaaatatttctcaaaaagTACTTTAATTGCTCCCCATGTAGCAACAGAAAATATACTGCCCAAAATCATTAGTTATTGTCAAAAGACAACattatttaaagcagaaatcttGCTGAAGAAATATTCTTAAGAGGTGAGATCATTCACTGTTTTAATCTCCAAGTGAGACATTTCCTTACAAGTGGTTATGCTTCTCTCATTTGTGCTACTACTTCTCTTTGAGTTCCCTATTTCTCTTTCTAATTTTAGAAacataggggaaaaaagtgttgAGAGAGATCTGGATCCTCATGTCCAGCTCCATACCAGACAATCATATtacatattttctcttctaGCTTCATATTaaacctggttttttttccttccctcctgcagtgctctgaAATCATGATTATCTCATTGGACAACAAGACGGTAACTTGCCTTCAGTCTGATTCTTGTGTCAACATTatcctttaatttaaataggTAACTTTGTTCCCTGTTATTTATCCCAGTGGGGCAAtattggagaaaaataaataattatctAAGCCATCCCTATTCCTGCTTAGCTTTGGCTTTGTCGGTGAAACAAGGCAGGTCTGTGGTGCTTGCTAGACAAAAAGGAGCTTTCCAGTTTCCTCATACAAGGTCAGCTCTTCTCCATATGTGTGCGGGTTTTAATTCATCTTTCTTGACTGCGTATGGCCAAACACTGTAACAGATGTAGtggtgattttctttttccaatgCTTTGTAAGTACTTTTTTTAGCTCTGCTAGGATTATGTCAGCTGGCCTGTCCTAGGTTGTGTTGATTATCCCCCCCACTTCTACTGAGTCCTGATTATTCTAACAAAAGGCAGATACCCCTGTATTTGATGAAACATTGTGTTCTCAGCAGAAAAAGTGTAACTGTTGCCCCCAGAACTCACAATCTCGCACCCTGCGCTATAAACCACCAGCTGATTTTTATGACACTGCATCTCCACCTTGATTCCTGTCCAGTCATTCCATCATCCTTGTCCGTGTACGCAAAGCCTCCCACAGCCCATCAGCCGCGGTTTCCAGTAGCACACTGTTTCAACACTGCTGTAACATCCTTGTGAGCCCATCCTAGTAGGTTCTGGATGAACGCCTGGTTCGGCTGTTTCCAATGGAGCACCACAGAGAACTCTTTGGCAGAGCTGGATGTCTGGGATCTCTGCTGACAGCTGCTTTGTCTGGGACAAGGTGCCTTCGGGAAAGCCATGTTGTATTTCAGTCAAGCTCTTCATTGTAGCCCgtaggatcacagaatcacagaaccaagtcgattggaaaagacctctgagatcatcgagtccaacctgtgaccaaacATTACCACTTCAACTAGATaatggcactgagtgccacatccagtcttcCCTTAAACaactccagggatggtgactctatcatttccctgggcagcctattccaatgtCTGATCTCCctttcagtaaagaatttcttcctaatgtccaatctgaaCCTGCCACAGCTTATGACTGTGtcctgtcctgtcacttgttgcttgggagaagagactgatccCCACCcggctacaccctcctttcagggagttgtagagagcgataaggtcttccctgagcctccttttctccacgCTAAACAAGCCCAGGTCCCTCAGCCGCTCATCACAGGACTTGCGCTCCAGATCCTTCCCCAGCTTCGTTGCTCTTCTTTGGAGtcgctccagcccctcaatgtcattcctgaactgaggggccctTGAAATGTTAGTATTTCCACGGGAGGGGGGAGCGGGAAGCGGCCGCTGGGCGCTGTGTGTGGAGTTCGCCGGGCGAGCCCCCGGGGTGGCGGGCGAGGGTTCCAGGGCGCGGGCGGCCACCGCCGTCCCCTCCCCGGCCCGAGCGCCGCGGGGCTCCCCGGGCAGAGCGCCCGGCGGCCCGACCGGCGGCCAGAGCCGCCCCCGCTGCGGCGggagggccgggccgggccgggcggggcggggcggggcggagcggccATGAAGAGCCATAaagggcggcggcgggcggcagcggggctggTGCGGTCGCTCGGGGTGCGCGGCGCGGCTGAGGtgagcggcggggccggggctctTCTCCGGGGCGGGCGGGCTCGCCTGGGAGCAGGCGCTGGGCAGCGCTTCTGTCGTGGCTGTGGGTGTTCAAGGCGGTGTAACGCGGGTTCCCCGCTGCGGGGGGATGAGCGTCCCGCGAAGGGAGCCGGACCTCCCCCCCCTCAGCGCCGCTGGGCTCTGCGGGGACAGGTGCATGGACTTCTTCGGGTGTTGTGTCAAATTATACGTCTTACAGGGGAAAGTTGCTGCTGCAGGGTAAAGCACCTGGTCGTGACCAAGGTGAACGTGTGCCGTCCTCGCTCTTTTTTGCCTCGGATTTGAGTGTTGTATGCAACATTCTTTACACTCGATATTAAAGATAGCTAGTGTCCCCTGCCTCCGTAGTGGTTTTCTTCCCAAGGAGTGAGCATCTTCAGGTGTCAGATCTTGCGGAGGGAATGGCTGGCGGTGAAACAGGAGGCATGTGAGCTGTTAGCATCCCAAATGCACTGGAGTCGCTAGGAGTCTGTTGTCACTAACATAACCTTTGCCGAGTAAGCCCACACAAGTGATTTGGGGGTGGGAGGCTTTGGAGGTTGACCGCCTGAGAATTAAGCTCTCCATTGAACTGGAAATGAAATACTTCATCTTCCTCCCCCCAAAGGCAGCAATGTGCGTTATTCTCCTAGGTGAGGGTCACCAAGCAGAACCAAGTGTGTGGGGTGGGGTTGGAAGCACTGGTCCAAGTCCTTTCTGGTTACCGGGTGAGTGAGCTGCGTGTGTTGTCTTGGCTGTGGAGAGGGCTACAAATGGGAAGGAGGAGCGGGAACAGTTTCAGAGGTAGTAGCTGAAAGCACTTGCAGCTTAAGTTAGAAGTCACGAGAAGACTCTTGTGTTCTTTAGTGATCTGAAGGATTTAATGGAAATATAGTGAGTTTACAATGGAAATACACTTTAATGTGCTTGAACTCCCTGAGAGCAACTGCTGGCAGGCTTGatgcttttgtgtttgtgctgggTTGGAGCATTAAGGCTTGATCTTGAAGAGCTCCTTGATTTGTCCTAGATTAATCATCTTGCAAATCACAGGGTTATTTGGTGCCTGCTGGTGCTGATGTGATCCACGGCAGCGCAGTTTGTAATGCAGCAGCTCATGCTCCAGGACAGAAGCTACTTCCCCAGGAGCATTTTAACCTCAGTGTGTGCTTGCTCTAGGATTCGGCTCTCTTCAGCCGAAGAGGTGACAGGTCAAATGAGTTGCTCAAAAATGAAAAGGTGGAAAAGGGGAAGCCTGAGATGACAATAGCTGTTCTTTGaaacttgctttaaaaatgttccaTGTACTGTGCTGTTGCACATTAGGAAATGAtagggtttggtttttcattCTTGGTATGCAAGAGTTAATTTGCTTAAGTTTGACTAGTCTGACCTTGGCAGCTGCAGTCTTCAGGAGTACTTGGGGCAGAAGAAGGTGAGGCCTCAATTAGTCTGTAGCTGTCAGGAAGCACCTGGTTACACAGAAACCTGGAAcacttaaaaaaaggaaagggtgTTAATACCAGTTGGAGTTGCATGACTGTAGAACATCTCTAAGTATCTACATGCTACAAAAGACTACAAAGGTAGTTTGCTTAGGCAGTGTCTCTGAAGAAGGGTAAAGTGTTGCTTACAAAGGTTGGAGTGCCCACTGAATGTTGTTACCTAATGTTGCAGCTGAAATTCTGTCCAGGatgctgaagagctgcagctttttgCAGGAGCAAGATGTACTTGGCCTTTATCCTGTGAGTGATAGATGCTGGATCGTTCAGAAAGGAAAGAGTCCTCTGAAAAGGAAGCAATCTTGTATCTCTGGCATAATTTAAGAGTTATCAGATGTCTAAGCCCTGAAACTAACACCTGAGAGTCTTCTACTATTGTGTTAGTTGGAGACAGCAGTTTGAGCTTTATATGCATCACGAAACAACTTCAAAGACTAACTTTCAGAATGCTTTGCAGCTCATCTTGCttcagctggtgctgctgacaACTTTAGCCTTAGGTAAAGCTTGTGTTATCTTTGGTAATTTCCATTTGACACAAACTGCTTTCCTGAAGTAACTCTACCTCACCAAAAGTAAGAACAATGACAACTACATTTTTTTGCCTGCACCAATAGAGAAGCTGTGTCCCATTTCAGGTGAAAGGATTGCTGGTAATCATTAATACATACAATTACTTCTTTCTAGTTTGTGTGAATAGACAAAAAAACAGAGCCTAGGAATAGATCTAGGAAGCACAAAAAGAAAGTCTGacttgtctttttctttttctattctaCCTATGTACAGTttctttggagaagaaaagcccTAAGATGGCAGGCAAAGGAAGTAGCAGAGCAGACTCCATGTCCTGCAGTGTGCTGAACTGGGAGCAGGTCAGCCGCCTGCACGACATTCTTACAGAGGTGGTTCCGATCCACGGGCGAGGGAACTTCCCAACACTGGAGATAACTCTGAAGGACATTGTTCACACGGTTCGGAGCCGGCTGAGCGAAGCAGGCATTGTGGTCCACGATGTCCGTCTGAATGGCTCTGCAGCTGGTCACGTCCTGGTCAAGGATAATGGGCTGGGGTGCAAAGACCTGGATCTCATTTTTCAAGTTTCTCTTCCAAGTGAGGCAGAATTTCAGTTGGTTCGAGATGTGGTCTTGCGATCCCTCTTGAATTTCTTGCCGGAAGGAGTAAGCAAGCGGAAAATCAGTCCTGTAACACTGAAGGAAGCCTATATTGAGAAGCTGGTCAAAGTGTACACGGAGACTGACCGCTGGAGCTTGATATCACTTTCCAATAAGCATGGCAAAAACGTGGAGCTTAAGTTTGTAGACTGCATACGACGACAGTTTGAGTTCAGTGTGGACTCGTTCCAAATCATACTGGACTCCCTGCTCTTTTACTATGACTACTCAGAAACCCCCATGTCAGAGCACTTCCATCCAACTGTGATTGGGGAGAGCATGTATGGAGACTTTGAAGCAGCTTTTGATCACCTTCAGAACAAGCTGATAGCTACCAAAAATCCTGAAGAGATCCGAGGTGGTGGGCTTCTGAAGTATAGTAACCTCTTAGTACGAGACTTCAGGCCCATGGATAAGGATGAGATCAAAACGCTGGAGCGCTACATGTGCTCCCGATTCTTCATAGACTTCCCAGACATCCTGGATCAGCAGCGCAAGCTAGAGACCTACCTCCAGAACCACTTCTCCAAAGAAGAGAGGAGCAAGTATGACTACCTCATGATTCTGCGCAGGGTGGTGAACGAGAGCACCGTCTGCCTCATGGGACACGAGCGAAGGCAGACTCTCAATTTGATTTCTCTGCTAGCACTCAAGGTGCTGGCAGAACAGAATGTCATCCCTAATGCCACTAATGTAACCTGTTACTACCAGCCAGCACCTTATGTCAGTGATGCAAACTTCAGCAACTACTACCTTGCAAGTGCCCCTGTGCTGTATGGCCAGTCCTACCCCACTTGGTTGCCTTGCAATTGACCGCTTCCCTCGAGTGCTCCTGGGTGGAGGCTACTGAAAGCCAGGATGCTGAGTGTATATATAGACGAGTAATAACTGTCAGTTGGACGTTCTCTAATGGAAACATGACTGCATCAGACTGTCCATTTCCTGGTGTGCAGTGGGATTATGCAGCCAGGTGACCTGCTATGAACCTTTCAGTATATCTCTACAAATGCCAAAAAGCCTTATTACCTCTTCGTCCGGAGAAGAGAACCAGCAGCCAAACGTTAAGAGAAGCAGTTGAGAAACTTTGTACTAGTTC
It includes:
- the TENT5C gene encoding terminal nucleotidyltransferase 5C, whose amino-acid sequence is MAGKGSSRADSMSCSVLNWEQVSRLHDILTEVVPIHGRGNFPTLEITLKDIVHTVRSRLSEAGIVVHDVRLNGSAAGHVLVKDNGLGCKDLDLIFQVSLPSEAEFQLVRDVVLRSLLNFLPEGVSKRKISPVTLKEAYIEKLVKVYTETDRWSLISLSNKHGKNVELKFVDCIRRQFEFSVDSFQIILDSLLFYYDYSETPMSEHFHPTVIGESMYGDFEAAFDHLQNKLIATKNPEEIRGGGLLKYSNLLVRDFRPMDKDEIKTLERYMCSRFFIDFPDILDQQRKLETYLQNHFSKEERSKYDYLMILRRVVNESTVCLMGHERRQTLNLISLLALKVLAEQNVIPNATNVTCYYQPAPYVSDANFSNYYLASAPVLYGQSYPTWLPCN